A region from the Motacilla alba alba isolate MOTALB_02 chromosome 10, Motacilla_alba_V1.0_pri, whole genome shotgun sequence genome encodes:
- the TUBGCP4 gene encoding gamma-tubulin complex component 4 isoform X1, translating into MIHELLLALSGYPGAVFTWSKRGGLQVSQELPFLHPSETSVLNRLCRLGTDYIRFVEFVEQYTGHVQQQDHHPSQQNQSGLHGIYLRAFCTGLDSVLQPYRQALLDLEQEFLADPHLSISHVNYSLDQFQLLFPSVMVMVEQIKTQKIHGCQILETVHKHSCGGLPPVRSALEKILAVCHGVMYKQLSAWMLHGLLLDQHEEFFIKQGPSSGNVPSQPEEDDDDLGIGGLTGKQLRELQDLRLIEEENMLAPSLKQFSLRVEMLPSYIPVRVAEKILFVGESVQMFENQNVNLTRKGSILKNQEDTFAAELHRLKQQPLFSLVDFESVVDWIRSTVAEHLWKLMVEESDLLGQLKIIKDFYLLGRGELFQAFIDTAQHMLKTPPTAVTEHDVNIAFQQSAHKVLLDDDNLLPLLHLTIEYHGKEHKDTSQTREGPSRELSPREAPTSGWAALGLSYKVQWPLHILFTPAVLEKYNVVFKYLLSVRRVQAELQHCWALQMQRKHLKSNRTDAIKWRLRDHMAFLVDNLQYYLQVDVLESQFSQLLQQINATRDFESIRLAHDHFLSNLLAQSFILLKPVFHCLNEILDLCHSFCSLVSQNLGPLDERGAAQLSILVKGFSRQSSLLFKILSTVRNHQINSDLAQLLLRLDYNKYYTQAGGTLGSFGVYALKAFASGCD; encoded by the exons ATGATCCacgagctgctgctggccctgagcGGGTACCCCGGGGCGGTCTTCACCTGGAGCAAGCGCGGCGGCCTCCAG GTGTCTCAGGAGCTGCCGTTTCTACACCCCAGCGAGACCAGCGTCCTGAACCGGCTCTGCCGCCTCGGCACCGACTACATCCGCTTCGTCGAATTCGTGGAGCAGTACACGGGACACGTACAGCAGCAG GATCACCATCCATCTCAGCAAAACCAGAGTGGATTGCATGGCATTTATTTGAGGGCCTTCTGCACAGGTCTTGATTCAGTGCTGCAGCCTTATCGACAGGCACTGCTTGACCTAGAACAAGAG TTTCTGGCTGACCCACATCTTTCCATCTCACATGTTAATTACTCCTTGGACCAG TTTCAGTTACTCTTCCCCTCTGTGATGGTCATGGTGGAACAGATCAAAACTCAGAAG attCATGGGTGCCAGATATTGGAGACAGTCCACAAACATAGCTGTGGGGGGTTGCCTCCTGTTCGCAGTGCTCTTGAAAA GATTCTGGCGGTGTGTCATGGAGTCATGTATAAGCAGCTCTCTGCCTGGATGCTGCATGGATTGCTACTAGACCAACATGAAGAGTTCTTCATCAAACAAGGCCCTTCTTCTGGAAATGTCCCTAGCCAACCTGAAGAAGATGACGATGACTTAGGAATTGGGGGGCTTACAGGAAAACAGCTACGAGAACTGCAGGACCTG CGCTTGATTGAGGAGGAGAACATGTTAGCTCCATCTCTAAAGCAGTTTTCTTTGAGAGTAGAAATGCTGCCTTCATACATTCCTGTACGAGTTGCTGAGAAGATCCTCTTTGTGGGAGAATCTGTTCAGATGTTTGAGAATCAGAATGTTAACCTGACCAGAAAAG GCTCCATCCTAAAAAACCAGGAGGACACTTTTGCAGCAGAGCTACATCGACTCAAGCAGCAACCACTTTTTAGTTTGGTGGACTTTGAATCAGTGGTTGACTGGATACGGAGCACTGTTGCTGAG CATCTTTGGAAACTGATGGTGGAGGAATCGGATCTACTAGGACAACTAAAG ATTATAAAAGACTTTTACCTTTTGGGAAGAGGTGAGCTGTTTCAGGCCTTCATTGACACCGCACAGCACATGTTAAAAACACCACCTACAGCTGTAACTGAACATG ATGTCAACATTGCATTTCAGCAGTCTGCTCATAAGGTACTGTTAGATGATGACaaccttcttcctcttcttcactTAACCATTGAGTATCATGGAAAGGAACATAAAG ATACTTCTCAGACTCGTGAAGGGCCTTCCCGGGAATTATCTCCACGTGAAGCCCCCACATCTggatgggcagctctgggacttTCTTACAAAGTTCAATGGCCACTGCACATTCTTTTTACTCCTGCTGTTCTCGAGAA GTACAATGTTGTGTTCAAATACCTGCTGAGTGTGCGACGAGTCCAGGCTGAGctacagcactgctgggctctccAGATGCAACGTAAACACCTGAAGTCTAATAGAACAGATGCCATCAAGTGGCGTCTGAGGGATCACATGGCTTTCCTTGTGGACAATCTTCAGTATTATCTGCAG GTCGATGTACTGGAGTCTCAGTTCTcacagcttctgcagcagaTAAACGCCACAAGAGATTTTGAGAGTATACGCTTGGCTCATGATCATTTCCTAAGTAATTTGTTGGCTCAGTCTTTCATCCTTCTAAAACCT GTTTTCCACTGCTTAAATGAAATTCTGGATCTTTGTCATAGCTTTTGTTCTCTGGTCAGTCAGAATCTGGGTCCCTTAGATGAACGGGGAGCTGCACAACTCAGTATTTTGGTGAAG GGATTCAGTCGTCAGTCATCACTTCTCTTCAAGATTCTCTCTACTGTTCGCAATCATCAGATAAACTCTGACTTAGCTCAACTGCTGCTACGCTTGGATTATAACAAATACTACACCCAGGCTGGAGGAACCTTAGGCAG TTTTGGAGTTTATGCACTAAAGGCCTTTGCTTCAGGCTGTGACTAG
- the TUBGCP4 gene encoding gamma-tubulin complex component 4 isoform X2, with the protein MIHELLLALSGYPGAVFTWSKRGGLQVSQELPFLHPSETSVLNRLCRLGTDYIRFVEFVEQYTGHVQQQDHHPSQQNQSGLHGIYLRAFCTGLDSVLQPYRQALLDLEQEFLADPHLSISHVNYSLDQFQLLFPSVMVMVEQIKTQKIHGCQILETVHKHSCGGLPPVRSALEKILAVCHGVMYKQLSAWMLHGLLLDQHEEFFIKQGPSSGNVPSQPEEDDDDLGIGGLTGKQLRELQDLRLIEEENMLAPSLKQFSLRVEMLPSYIPVRVAEKILFVGESVQMFENQNVNLTRKGSILKNQEDTFAAELHRLKQQPLFSLVDFESVVDWIRSTVAEHLWKLMVEESDLLGQLKIIKDFYLLGRGELFQAFIDTAQHMLKTPPTAVTEHDVNIAFQQSAHKVLLDDDNLLPLLHLTIEYHGKEHKDTSQTREGPSRELSPREAPTSGWAALGLSYKVQWPLHILFTPAVLEKYNVVFKYLLSVRRVQAELQHCWALQMQRKHLKSNRTDAIKWRLRDHMAFLVDNLQYYLQVDVLESQFSQLLQQINATRDFESIRLAHDHFLSNLLAQSFILLKPVFHCLNEILDLCHSFCSLVSQNLGPLDERGAAQLSILVKLTLSWTTSITSLAVILFFRLLKNWVGRNRDEMLVFLLSEKAQN; encoded by the exons ATGATCCacgagctgctgctggccctgagcGGGTACCCCGGGGCGGTCTTCACCTGGAGCAAGCGCGGCGGCCTCCAG GTGTCTCAGGAGCTGCCGTTTCTACACCCCAGCGAGACCAGCGTCCTGAACCGGCTCTGCCGCCTCGGCACCGACTACATCCGCTTCGTCGAATTCGTGGAGCAGTACACGGGACACGTACAGCAGCAG GATCACCATCCATCTCAGCAAAACCAGAGTGGATTGCATGGCATTTATTTGAGGGCCTTCTGCACAGGTCTTGATTCAGTGCTGCAGCCTTATCGACAGGCACTGCTTGACCTAGAACAAGAG TTTCTGGCTGACCCACATCTTTCCATCTCACATGTTAATTACTCCTTGGACCAG TTTCAGTTACTCTTCCCCTCTGTGATGGTCATGGTGGAACAGATCAAAACTCAGAAG attCATGGGTGCCAGATATTGGAGACAGTCCACAAACATAGCTGTGGGGGGTTGCCTCCTGTTCGCAGTGCTCTTGAAAA GATTCTGGCGGTGTGTCATGGAGTCATGTATAAGCAGCTCTCTGCCTGGATGCTGCATGGATTGCTACTAGACCAACATGAAGAGTTCTTCATCAAACAAGGCCCTTCTTCTGGAAATGTCCCTAGCCAACCTGAAGAAGATGACGATGACTTAGGAATTGGGGGGCTTACAGGAAAACAGCTACGAGAACTGCAGGACCTG CGCTTGATTGAGGAGGAGAACATGTTAGCTCCATCTCTAAAGCAGTTTTCTTTGAGAGTAGAAATGCTGCCTTCATACATTCCTGTACGAGTTGCTGAGAAGATCCTCTTTGTGGGAGAATCTGTTCAGATGTTTGAGAATCAGAATGTTAACCTGACCAGAAAAG GCTCCATCCTAAAAAACCAGGAGGACACTTTTGCAGCAGAGCTACATCGACTCAAGCAGCAACCACTTTTTAGTTTGGTGGACTTTGAATCAGTGGTTGACTGGATACGGAGCACTGTTGCTGAG CATCTTTGGAAACTGATGGTGGAGGAATCGGATCTACTAGGACAACTAAAG ATTATAAAAGACTTTTACCTTTTGGGAAGAGGTGAGCTGTTTCAGGCCTTCATTGACACCGCACAGCACATGTTAAAAACACCACCTACAGCTGTAACTGAACATG ATGTCAACATTGCATTTCAGCAGTCTGCTCATAAGGTACTGTTAGATGATGACaaccttcttcctcttcttcactTAACCATTGAGTATCATGGAAAGGAACATAAAG ATACTTCTCAGACTCGTGAAGGGCCTTCCCGGGAATTATCTCCACGTGAAGCCCCCACATCTggatgggcagctctgggacttTCTTACAAAGTTCAATGGCCACTGCACATTCTTTTTACTCCTGCTGTTCTCGAGAA GTACAATGTTGTGTTCAAATACCTGCTGAGTGTGCGACGAGTCCAGGCTGAGctacagcactgctgggctctccAGATGCAACGTAAACACCTGAAGTCTAATAGAACAGATGCCATCAAGTGGCGTCTGAGGGATCACATGGCTTTCCTTGTGGACAATCTTCAGTATTATCTGCAG GTCGATGTACTGGAGTCTCAGTTCTcacagcttctgcagcagaTAAACGCCACAAGAGATTTTGAGAGTATACGCTTGGCTCATGATCATTTCCTAAGTAATTTGTTGGCTCAGTCTTTCATCCTTCTAAAACCT GTTTTCCACTGCTTAAATGAAATTCTGGATCTTTGTCATAGCTTTTGTTCTCTGGTCAGTCAGAATCTGGGTCCCTTAGATGAACGGGGAGCTGCACAACTCAGTATTTTGGTGAAG CTTACCTTATCCTGGACCACAAGCATCACATCTCTTGCAGTgattctcttcttcaggctgttAAAGAACTGGGTAGGCAGAAACAGAGATGAGatgcttgttttccttctctctgagaAGGCCCAGAACTGA